TACAACTATAATATCTCATCCATCCGAACTCCGATTCACTTGATTCTTCTTCCTAAATTCATCTAAAATCAAACTCTAATTAATACAACTATATTTGTATGGTATTGATGAATGTTTGCCTTGTATGTTTGTGTTTGTGTGACGATAGAATCAATTCCGGAGGAGAATCCGGAGGAACCAGGAGaccaggaagccgccgccgccgacgcgtacgtTAGCGAAGGCAAGTCTCATCAATCCTTTACGTTGATCATGTTTGATCCTAAGTGAGGTTAAATAAAACTTGATAGACATAGGGATGGCATGAGATGAAACACTGAGAGAATGAGAGAAACCACTGAATGAAGCCATGTTGCATGTTGATTTACTGCCAGACCTGCATGTTATCAGACCTTGTTAAATGATGAAACTGGGTTGATAATGAGATCAGGGCAGTATGGGATGTGTCGGTGcatgcgctaccgtggtggtagacatgCGACCGAGCTCTGTCGTGGTGACATCTCGGGTTTGGTTGGTTATGGTTGTGGCTGCCCTGATGAACCTTAAGGACCGTGTGTTGTGAtgccatctcacctaacctactttcagtacgaccacatgagcTTGTATGGGCAAgtcttagcctaatcccactggctaacctggtagtcgtccgagGTGGTTATGTTTGGGGTGAGACCTGGATTGGTCAAGACCCGGGGATTTgtgggcgactagtcggggttgagccacggctgggtgtcggctatgacggagccgtctctggatggtgaagtgcgtgtgggtaaagcgtgcaacctctgcagagtgtacaatccattcgaatggtccgtgtcctcgGTTTGGACAAGTTACGGTGTGGACATCTCAACTAGATGAGCCACCTAGCCTATGAGATGGATGACTGGTTGGGTTACCTTTAATACTATATTTGTTatttattctagttgattaatgaACCTTCGCATATTAATCTATAACTCCCTCCCTGTAAGGGTGAggtgggacttgctgagtactttcgtactcaacccttgttgatcatttttttttcagaggatcctgactttgtgcctgaAGATTACGAGTAGATCGCGTCCGCACCCAaggtgatcgagtggagccgggatggacgaagagctagtcttgcatgtcgttatgctagTTGTGATCCTGTGGTTATTCTGTGTAGCgctgtgttgtcactttacccCTCGTGTACGtgttgaataaagctctgtatgactctggactccacttgatgtaacatgtattatgccggagaccttattcggtaattaatacatggtttagccttgatcttcggatCGGGGCGCTTCAAGCACCAAGtcggcattgtgctgcccaagccagcgcatTTGGGAGTACAGCCAGGTCAGCTCGTCGCTCTTTTTGCGCGAAATGTCCCTCAGCAGCTGCAAGTGGAAGATCGTGAATGAAACGAACAAAATCAAGGCCAAATACAAATGATTCCGGGGAGGGAGCCACCTACCTGGCTGATCTGGAAATCCATCGTTCTATGAAGCTtcaaggcgcggtcgaggtggCCCAGAATCTGAGAGCCGGCCTCGAACTGCGCCTTCCAGatggcttcctcctcctgctcattGTGGAGAAACTCTAAGGGGACCCCGAACTGGATGATCGTCCCGTGacggggcccctcggacgtccccacATTGAGTACCTCCTCGGAGGCCGACGTGAACTCGGCAATCCGGTCGGCGGCTCTGGCCGCAGCAACAGGGTCGATGTCCCTCGAGTCCTCGAACTCCTCACTACTctccggcagctgcaccaccggcaccacgttCTCCGGCGCCGTTTGCGCCGTCACCGCTACAACAACACCATCGTCCCGGGCCCCCGCAGGCTCCGGGACGTAGGTTTCCTCCACTGCCGGCGCCCTtggcgccgactcctcctccgtgGCGCCCTCGACCctagccctcgggggctcgaggacgagggtctccacctccaTTTGGCTGGTgaggcgctcctgcgcgcccccaccagtttctccttctcctgcgaccggccgggcggcgctatccgcgtcgcctcgaccggcctcaacttcgacGTCCGGCCGGGTGGCGTCATTTGCGCCGCCCCAGACGACCTCCCCCTCGGCGTCAGCCTGAGCGACCGTTACAGCAGCGCCCTGGCTAGCGTCGCCCCTGCTCTCAGGCGCTCGAGCCTGTTGGGTCTTCTGGGCCCCTAGAGCCATCGCCTCCTGGAgcctcgcggcctccgccataATGTCCACGACGAGCAGGGGCTGCGGTGCcgtgtgcggcgtggcgcgcaccccggtcttgagggccttggtcggcgcaAGCTGGGCTGCATCCCTGGAGATAGCCCCGGAGTTGGTAATCGGGGAAGAAGCGCAGCAGGATTGGGGGGGTCGATTAAACGAACGCGAAGAATAAAATCAAAATCACTTACCCTGACCGGGtgctcatgctgcgcttgccatagccgctccttcgggcccgcggcacatTGACACCTCTCGACGACTGACCCGAGGGCATCATCCTCGGATCGGCCTGGAGACTCGAGGCCGTCTGCGCGGGCGTCTTCGCACTCGCCGCGGACCTGCCGCCACCCGTCGACTCCGCGGGCGCGGGTGTCCTCCTACCCTTCGCCGGTGGAGACGACCCCCGTCCTGTCACGGGCATAGACGATCTCCCACCCACTtccggcgtgggcgaccttcaTCCCACCActggcgtgggcgacctccgcCCCGCCCCTACGAGGGGCGGATCCACTAACAACCCCGCTGTGAGCCTCGCATCACCCAGTGTCACGGGCACATCCTCGTCGCCAACCCCTCGATAGACCGGCGGGGAACCCGCGCTAGTCGCCGGCTTGTCGCTGTCCGAGAAGATGATCTCGGCATCCGaggagccctcctcctcctcggcggactcgggcgtggcgggccgcggCTTTTCCCTCCGCGTGTGCAATTTTGCATGCCTTATCatgcttttccttcctcttcctcttcttggcggcggccgcctccgccgcgtccttttgctccttcaccgcctctgcgtgcaggcggttgacttcgcgttccttcgggaccggaggcctcgaggtgtAGCCCCTGCGGCTCACCCCCTGCGAAACGCAACCAAGTCAGAATCAGAGAGTCGGGAGAGGAGTAGCACAAATCGGCACCGAATTGAAACTGGAACTTACCACAGAAAGGTACCCCGTCTCaaggcgcatcttgatctcccagagatcgttCGGGTTGTCgtggaactccgccaccgcgttcttcaccctccgggcagcgacgtcacgggggagcagcacgagcaacgtcctcgagcccgagcCTGGGGCCTCGGGGTGAGGTCGAAAAttggcaggctcctctccgtgagaggaatcaccctctacCGGTGAAggttcgcgatgacggctgccgccgtcaaccccctcctcgccagatgCCGCAACGCATCGGTGAGCACCTCGAGCCTGGCCTGATGCggtgggggcgataccccccgAGTCCCACTTCTCtggcctctcccggagcaccttgttggtgaacgccgggagccgattgccgaagttgcgcaggtaaaaccaccctcgggtccacccggcgttgttcatcGTCATCCTGTTGGGGATGTACAAATTCCTTCGGGTTGGGCGCAAGTGAAGCATCAGACCGCCAGCGCGAGCGAACCTCTTCGACTggccccgcacgttctcgatgaagagctcgccgcggaacaaatggatccatagatcccagTGCACCTCAATCCCCagatacccctcgcagacagcgacgaagaccgccatctacgagatggagttggggccgaagttgtgcagctccaccccgtagtactcgcacagcgCCCACATGAATCTGCCAATGTGGatgccgaatccccgctcgtggagtcgcccgaggctcacgacgtagccatcggggggattcggttcggtctcctccggccgcgggggaatccacgccggccgctccgaGTTGATGTTCACCTACAGCAGCCTGTccgcgaccagctgctccaataccgccgcggtggcggtgggctTCCCCCACGACAacggctcctggacatccgTCATCGCTTCGAACCGCTGAGGGATGCGGGAAGGCAAGCTCTACGGTGGCTAAggtgcagtcttccgatgctctagaaaactgtggttttactaggtgggtcgatcctgcaccaattgattctgttcaggagttcatcgagtacctccagataaaaatctttgatctggaatgcaaggtgaaccattatgaggaagtgagcgagggtaacaaagacgacgaagatgatgataccagcaatgctgccggttcacatgatgaaccatgcactattccttactgcaactgcccttgtcacaagaagaagggccctgcgcctccggcaccaccgcctgcatcatctgcaatgggtggatcctgcggagaaggctcaacacagtttgctacgtgggggtacggctactaggagtaccctagtgctagtgacatgctgcatcgttgtgtttgttgtgttttttttaaattacctaagtcatgttaggttagtccagaatctatttaccgtagtttgcaacgggttctgccatgccactgcatgtgtgatatGTGTTTCATtaccgttgtattatgatgtaaacttgatggttcaaattatgtaatgcatttcttagttgtTATTTGTTattgttatattaattaaatgtgtgcttcttagtattctagtgacatgaaaagctccggaaatattaaggacaagtttaaagatttcatagattcccggctacaactgtAAATTAATAGTAAAAGTTATaacacacagagtcaagctctcaactgaaaacataaacaactaattgcagtggtatgtgcacgcgacaaggtaaTTTTTTGTTgtatctaaacctaccatgccttatggaatgtaaaatgccgggattacatggtactactctactaaGTGCACCGAGAATATTTGCCCTttctaattgcttcgggcccggcttccttcgcacgcgtgccctctctcgctttctctccctgtcagcttcacgttccgccgccgccttacgatccacctcctccatcctcttgcggatctcttcttgctctttcttgcgcttctcctcttgctgttcctcgtgcttcattcggcgccaatgttctgcagcccaccttgcttgttgttccacaaagtcctttgcctgctgtgactgcacggtgtcgaaccactgcataaaatcacaaaaaggcggaggagactttgtccaacaaaagttagaatcataactcaatgttaggtcacaaagaaaaatagcgtatgttgtcTTGCTACCTTGGCCCAgtctttgccgtatcgcttaggttgttcatattcgtagttctcacacataaagaacctcatgccgtagtcatctcctaaaacctcagattgcatgaacttgcataacgaaccgcagaagcatattggcacatcaattccttcaggtacggtggcttcacacttgctccacggaatgtaggttgatcctgacgaagacattggtgctatagtgtggtgcgccaaatgacgaacaatgatttcaataatgcacctatcgtataccaaatcgatgcgtgaaaatataggcactgtcataattctattgtcttatgctgcaatatcaataaggtactgtcataattctattctaatttataattaatttaaaaacaagtatgtAATAATACTGAAATTGTAacactaaacgagtgttctaaggcaccaaatctaattcagctaatccgctaattaaattaaattaaattgttatacaatatcaacggattcatacggaagttacaggtagatcacaagtgcggaattcggcaaaGCTTCGCTGTTTTTCTTCCCCtcgcccctctctttttttctgaatttttagactCAAATGAGAAGGAAATGGCgaccagggcttatatagggtgggagacccctgtcgcccctggccATGTCACCCGtgggggggcgacagccccctccccccggccaaggacctctttgcaaattccaaaaaaaaatacatttggGTCCTGTTGCCCGTTGCTTGGGCGACAGGACTCCTGTCGCCCCCAACCGggggttatttttaaaatttttcaaaatagatagaaattttaattttttaatataaaaaaagaaaaaagagcgCCCCTCGACCCCGCCGCGGCCCAGCCTCCCTTGCGGCCTTGCCTTTCCGCAACAAGTTGCGTGCCGCGGATGACTTGCCCCTGTGATCATCACCAGCGACAGCGAGCCACGCGGCCAGGCGGCCACCCCTTCCCGGCTTCCCCGCTTCGGGCTCTCGGCCCTGACGACCGGGCCCTGCCCCGACCCGGCTCCACCGGTCATCGAGACGCAACCGCAACGCGACACCGCGGGAggccgcggcgctggcgcgGGCGACCGAGGCACAGCGGCGCCAGTCCAGGGAccacgcggccgcggccgcctctaGGGCAAGCGCGCGGCAGCCACCGCCCGCCACCCCTCGCCCCCGCTCGCGTCCACGTgagccgcaccgccgccaccaccaccacctcaccccccgccgcggccgatGGCCCAACCCCCACCCAGAAAACCCGAACCGCCCACCACCCATACCCCGCCCCTCCTCGCCTtatcctcctccgccgccgccgccgccgccgcctccatctaTTGCGCCCAACTACtccccagccgccgcccgccccagATCTAGATCTGGGATCCCCGTGACCGCGGATGATGGCCGCGGGGGCgcacgacgacgccgacgagccgCCGCGGCGGTCCGCGCTGAAGAAGAGCGCGCCGGCGCAGCCGTGGTCGGAGGTGGAGACCTTCCACCTCATCGACGCGTACGACGAGCGCTGGACGGCGCTGGGGCGCGGCCAGCTCAAGGCGCAGCAGTGGGAGGAGGTGGGGGCGGACGtcgccgcgcgcggcgccgccacgccgggGGTCGCCGTCCAGCGCAAGACCGGGACCCAGTGCCGCCACAAGCTCGAGAAGCTCCGCAAGCGCTACCGCACCGAGGCCGCCCGCCCCGTCACCTCGCTCTGGACCTTCTTCCGCCGCATGGATCAACTCGAGCGcgggcccctcgccgccgccgcctatccTCCCCCGGCTGGCTCCCCGAGGGGCGCCGCCTCcgacgaggaagaggaggaagaggaggaagaagaagaagaagaggaagaggaaaacgaggacgaggaagaggaagagctcGTCCCCCGGAACAACAACACCAGGAGTATCAACGGCATCATCCGGGAATTCGGCAGCGGCCTTGCACCGCGCCACccacagctgcagctgcagcagccgccTTCTTCAATCACGCCGTCCACCGCGCCTCCGCGGAAGAGAGTGGCTTACGAGGCGTTCCAGGccaaggccgcggcggccgccgcggcggctgtTGCGGCGGACAAGGCCAAGGAAGAGGAGGTGGAGCTGCTTCGCCGCCCCTCTGCACGAGGGGGAGCCAACGCCCAGCTCTCGGCGGTGCTGAGGGATTTCAGCGAGGGGGTCACGCGGCTGGAGCGCCGGCGCAGGGAGATGCAGTGGGACATCGAGCGAGGGTGGCAG
The Panicum virgatum strain AP13 chromosome 6N, P.virgatum_v5, whole genome shotgun sequence genome window above contains:
- the LOC120678519 gene encoding serine/threonine-protein kinase TAO2-like, whose amino-acid sequence is MMAAGAHDDADEPPRRSALKKSAPAQPWSEVETFHLIDAYDERWTALGRGQLKAQQWEEVGADVAARGAATPGVAVQRKTGTQCRHKLEKLRKRYRTEAARPVTSLWTFFRRMDQLERGPLAAAAYPPPAGSPRGAASDEEEEEEEEEEEEEEEENEDEEEEELVPRNNNTRSINGIIREFGSGLAPRHPQLQLQQPPSSITPSTAPPRKRVAYEAFQAKAAAAAAAAVAADKAKEEEVELLRRPSARGGANAQLSAVLRDFSEGVTRLERRRREMQWDIERGWQETEARHAKMLQDAQRQLRDTVAASFALPPKKARRDYGSSGDS